From Gemmatimonadaceae bacterium:
CTCGAGGACGTACCGAACGCGCCGGTCGAGGTTCGCGTCGGCGGCATGACCGACCAGCAGATCGTTCGCCGCCTACAGCCGCCGCGCCGGAAAACGGCTCTCCGTCCCGCGGCGCTCGTCGCTCTGCCGCTCTCTGTCGGCGCGTTCTACGTGTTTCGCCGCTTCGGGCCGGGTGTCGGGCAGCTCGCGTTCGTGGCCGTTTTCCTCGTGACGCTCACCGTCTTCATGACCTGGCTGCGACGCTACAGCGACGAGTACTATGCCCGTCGCAAGAAGTGGCGTTCGCTACATGTGTGTAGCCGCTGCGGGCAACTCGTCGCGTAACGCGGCGTGGTCCTAACCGGGCCCGCTGTCGATCGAACGGTGGAGCACGGGTTCGCTGGCCTGATCCGGCGGGTCGTTGGCGACCAGCGACCGGAACACACGCGCGATCATGCTCGTCGCCAACTCGTGCTCGCCCATGAAAACCGCGTCGACGTTCTCGCGCCGCATCAATTCGGCCTCTTCGTCACTGTGCGTCCGCACGATCGTCTCGATGCGCGGATTCAACCGGCGCGCGATGTCCACCATCTTGCGCGCGCGCGGGCTGTCGGGCGTCGCGACGACGACCATGCTGGCGCGCGCCACGTGCGCCTGAATCAAGACCGCCGCTTCGGACGCGTCTCCTGAAACGGCGAGCAACCCGTTCCGCCGCAGCAGCTCGACCATCTCGCGATTCTGCTCGGCGACGACGAACGTGCGATGGTTCGCGTGCAGCGCCTCTCCGATGCGTCGCCCCACTCGACCGTACCCGACCAGCACGACGTGCGCATTCAGCCGCTCCGGCTGGATCTCGTTCGGCAGCTGGGCGAGCTGATCCCCGACGCGCTCCAGAAACCATCCGCGCGCCGACAATCGCTCGCCGACCCGGCGCAGCGGCTCGACGGCGAAGAAGAGAATCGGGTTGACCGCGATCGAGATGATCGCCGACGCCAGGACCAGATTCCCTGCCTCGGCCGGAAGAATCCCGAGCGACCGGCCGAGGGAAAGCAAGATGAACGAGAACTCCCCGATCTGGGCCAGCGCGACCGACACCGTGAGCGCGATGTCGAGCGGATATCGGTACCAGGCGACGATCGCGAACGCGATCACCGATTTCACGACGACGACCACGCTCACCGCGACCAGAACGCGCAGCGGTTCCTGTACCAGCACGGACGGATCGAACAGCATGCCGACGGAGACGAAGAAAAGCACCGCGAACGCGTCGCGCAGCGGAAGCGACTCTTCGGCGGCGCGATGGCTGAGCGCCGACTCGCCGAGCACCATCCCGCCGAGGAACGCGCCAAGCGCGAACGACACGCCGAACAGCCTTGCCGAGCCGTAGGCCACGCCGACGCCAACGACCACCACCGCAAGCGTGAACAGCTCGCGAGAGCCGGCGCCCGCGATGCGCCACAGCAGCCACGGAATCGCGCGCCTCGCGACGACGAGCATGAAGACGACGAACAGCGCGACGCGCGCGAGCGCCCATCCCAGCGTCAGCGTCAATCCCGTGGCGCCGACGCCGCCGGGCGCCGGCGTCCCGCCGAGCGGGCCGGCGAGCGGCGGAAGCAGGACGAGCACGAAGACCAACGCCAGGTCTTCGACGACGAGCCAACCGGCGGCAATCGTCCCGGTCATCGTCGCGAGCAGTCCGCGATCCGAGAGCGTGCGCAGCACGACCACCGTGCTCGCGACCGCGAGCTCCAAGCCGAAGACGAGCCCCGCGCCGACGCTCCATCCCCACAGATGGCCGATCCCGATGCAGAGCAGCGTCGTGAACACGATCCGCCCCAGCGCGCCG
This genomic window contains:
- a CDS encoding cation:proton antiporter — protein: MEHGATLITTMVAAFGLALVLGYAATRVKLPPLVGYLVAGVLLGPATPGLVADVNLAQQLAELGVILLMFGVGLHFSLDDLLSVRRIAIPGALGRIVFTTLLCIGIGHLWGWSVGAGLVFGLELAVASTVVVLRTLSDRGLLATMTGTIAAGWLVVEDLALVFVLVLLPPLAGPLGGTPAPGGVGATGLTLTLGWALARVALFVVFMLVVARRAIPWLLWRIAGAGSRELFTLAVVVVGVGVAYGSARLFGVSFALGAFLGGMVLGESALSHRAAEESLPLRDAFAVLFFVSVGMLFDPSVLVQEPLRVLVAVSVVVVVKSVIAFAIVAWYRYPLDIALTVSVALAQIGEFSFILLSLGRSLGILPAEAGNLVLASAIISIAVNPILFFAVEPLRRVGERLSARGWFLERVGDQLAQLPNEIQPERLNAHVVLVGYGRVGRRIGEALHANHRTFVVAEQNREMVELLRRNGLLAVSGDASEAAVLIQAHVARASMVVVATPDSPRARKMVDIARRLNPRIETIVRTHSDEEAELMRRENVDAVFMGEHELATSMIARVFRSLVANDPPDQASEPVLHRSIDSGPG